Part of the Candidatus Krumholzibacteriota bacterium genome is shown below.
CTCCGGCGCCATCTCCGACGAAATCGCGGCGAACTCGAGCGGCGGCGACGAGAAGAAGCGCGGCCGGCGCATGCAGAAACCGACGGGGCAGAGGGTTCCCCAGTGGATCGGTATCGCCCGGCGCGGACGGAGGAGGCGCAGGGCGATCGCCGCGCGGTGCGGGTTGAGATGGCCGTGCCCGAGCCACGGGCCCCAGCCCCAGACGGGCAGGATGGCCGTGTCGAGCCGGTGTCCGACTTGCTCCATGTCCTGGAAGATGTCGGTATCGCCGGCGAAGTAGAGCGTGCGGGAGCCGCAGACGAGAAAGCCGATGCTCCTGGCGACGGGGCCGAAGGGCCAGCGGAAATCGGAATGGATCGCGGGGATCGCCTGGATGTTCACGTCGCGAACCGTGATCGTCTCGCCGCGCCGCAGCTCCTCCGCGTGGGTGAATCCCTTCCGGCGGAGCATCCGGTCCGCGCCGTGGGGCACGATGAGGCGCGTCTCGTGATCGAGCTCCTCGAGGGAGGGGAGGTCGAGGTGGTCGAAGTGCAGGTGGGAGACGAGGACGGCGTCGATGTCGAGCCGCGTCTCCGGGCCGGGCAAGGGGGGGATGCGGCGGAGGAAGCCGCCGACCCGGCGGCGGAAGACCGGATCGGTGAGGATCCGCACGCCGTCGATCTCGATGAGGACGGTGGAGTGCCCGACGTAGGTGACGCGCGTTCTGCCGGGGCGGGACGCAGCGGGAGGGCTGCATCGCCCGATTGGGCGACGAACGCGCCGCGTGTCCTCGTCTGCCGCCATGGCTGCGAACCGTCCGGAAAAGCCCGTGCGTCTCTCCACCGGATTCTATACCGTCCGGCGGCCCGGCGACACCCGGTTATTTGACGATCGCCTCGATTTCCACGAAGGCCGTCGACTGGTCGAGCCTCGCCCTCACGGCGGGATCGAGCCAGTCCTCCGGGACGATGACGTGCCGGCGGAGGGCGTCGTTCGTCTCGAGGGCGGGGACGTTCGCGGCCCGGACGATGCCGCGCCGGATCCCCACGAAGCTCGACGCGAAGAACTCGAGGCTGCGGGCGCCGTTGACGGGAAGGAGGTCGTGGAAGAGCTGCAGGACGCACTCCTGGATGCGGGTGATCGGCCCCCACTTCTTCATGAGGAGCGCCGTCAGGAGGTAGACGAGCTCCGTCTTCAGCTTGGCCTCGCTGCTGTACATGTACAGGCGGTAGCTGTCGCTCTCGTACACGGCCCTCCGGTACGTGTCGATGTTCTTTCCCACGAGGTTGATCAGCGAGCGGCGGACGTCGTGCATGAACCGCGACAGCGATTCGTTGTCGTCGATGAAATCGAGCTCGATGATCGGGCCGTTGAGGCGCGAGGCGAAATCGGAGCCCTTGTTTGAATCGACCAGCTCGTCCATCCGGGCCGTCGAGGCGAAGATCCACACCCCCGGATCGAGGCGGTAGCTCTTGCCCTTCGTGACGGCGAGGCCGTCCCAGAGTGGGCTGAGGAGCAGCCCCATGACGTCGTTCCCCTCGATCCGGGCGTTGATCTCGTCGATGAAGACGAGCGTCCGCTTCTCCGTCCGGTTCTGGATCGAGGCGATCCGGGCGAAGCAGTCGACCAGATCCCCGGCCGTCGCCATCTGCGCGATGGAGAACTCGAGGTACCGCATGTCGAAACGCCGGGCGAGCCGCTGGGCGAGGAAGCTCTTCCCCCAGCCCGAGGAGGCGATGAGGAGGCAGCCGAGCGGGCGGCTCGGGTCGGGGTCCTTCTCGAAGGCGGCCACGGCGGAGACGAGATTGTTGATCGCGTCCCGCTTGGGGCCGCCGACGCAGACGTAGTCGTCGAGGGCGCCCTCGCCCCGCCAGCACTGGAGCACCCAGCGGTCCGTCGCCAGCTCGACGCGTCCGAGGCCCTTCGACGACGATTTCCACCAGCGCCAGAGTGTGCAGTACTCTTCCCTCCTTGCCGATATCCTCGAGCACGGCGTGTCCAGGTCGCGGAGCGCGTACGCGTATTTCGAGAAGATCTGCAGGTTTTCGTTCTGATGCCAGGATGCGCTGATCTCGCGGCTCCACGCGTAGGCGGCCGAGAGGGCGTGCTCGCAGTGGTTGCTGAAATCGCCGAACCGCGCTGCCCCGGGATCGAGCGCCTGCGCGACGAGAGCGGAGAAGAAGACGGTCGTCCGGCCGATGTTGATCTCCTGCCGTTTGCCGGGGCTCCGGTCGATCGTGTGGACGATCTCCTTGCCCTCCTTCGCGAAGACGGTGTTGTCGTTGAGGAGGACGGCGGCGTGCTGGGCGATCGGGACCGTGTCGTTGTGCACCGGCGTCTCGTCGTCCCAGGTGAGCTCGCCGGTCAGGTTGCCGAGGAGCTCGAGACCGGCCCGGCCGAGCTGCCTGCCGTACCACCAGCGGCGCTCCCCCTTCTTGTGGGCGGCGAGCTGGTGATCGGCGACGGTCAGGAAGATCTCCCGGCCCGACGCCCGGATGGTCTTCATCCACGGCGGGTCGTCGATCTTCGTCCGGACGAACCACTTCGTCTCCTTGCCGCTGATCAGGAGGAGCTGCTCGATGCAGGCGTCCGAGATCACGCCCAGGCCGTGGTCCTCGATGATGATCGCCGCCGGGCCGGCGTCGCCCTCGACCGGTCCGAGGCCGGCGAGCCCCCTTTCGTAATCGAGCGGGTCTTCCCGGTCGAGGTGCCAGTCGATGCGACAGAGGTGGTGGAGATCGCCGCCGCTGAATCCCTCGAAGCAGCGGATGTGGCGCGTCGTCGAGACGTCCGTCCTGCCTGCGGCGAGGTTCCGGAAATCGTATGCGCTGTCGCAGGTCTTTCCGCCATCGTGGGGGCAGATCGTCCCGGTCGCGGTTTCCGCCGGATGCTTCAGGCACGAGACGGTGTAGGGCGTCAGCAGGATGTTGTCGCCGCGGGGGCTCCCGTCGCACAGGATGCAGCGCAGGATGTCGTCGTCCCCGGGGTGCCACGCGCCGACGCCGACGAAGTCGAAGGGACTCGGCCGCGGTTCTCCGCGGTCGTTGTTCCTCTCGAAATACGATTTCAGCAAAACCAGCACCTCGGCGGCGCCGCCGAGATTGACGATGCGTTCCTTCGGATCCTTGAGATGGGCGAGGTAGTGGACGTCGCCGGTGTGCGAGCTGTGGTAGAGATTCTGACGCGAAACGAGCCAGTTCTCGTCGACGAACCAGTCGCCGATGACGATGACCCGCCGCCTCTCGCCGGTGCCTGCCATGTCGTCCCCCCCCAGGTGAGCACGCTCCCGCGTTGTCGGTCGATTCTCGCATATTGCATGGCGGCGGCCCCGAAGTCAAGCCGCCCCGATGAATTACATGAGATAATATCGAGGCCGGGACGGGAATGGTTCCGATCGCGGAGTCGTACTCGCCGGGAGAGGGGCGTCACGATCCGCCGGTGTCCGGCGCCCCGCCGCCTGCCGGGGAAACCGGCGGCAGGAACCGGAGCGGGAGGGCGTCGGCGACGAGCATCCCCGCGGGTGTCGGGGCGACGCGGTCGCCGCGGCGTTCGAGCAGGCCGGCGTCGACGAGTTCGGCGAGGGTCTGTTTCCAGTCGGCGCGAACCGCGAGACGGTCGAGCGGGACGCCGTCGCTCGTCCGCAGGCCGAGCATCAGCTCCTCGACGAGAAGCTCGTCGTCATCGAGCGTTTCCTCGCCTGCCGCCGGATCGCGGCCCGCCTCGACGGCGGCGAGCCAGGGGCCGATGCCGCGGGGGTTCCACCATCGCCGCCGGCCGAGCAGCGAGTGCGCGGCGGGGCCGAGGCCGAGGTAGGGGGTGCGGTCCCAGTAGCGGGTGTTGTGCCGGGAGCGGTGCTCGTCGCCGCGGGCGTAGTTGGAGACCTCGTAGTGGACGTAGCCGCGGCCGGCGAGGAGGCGGTCGGCGAGGAAAAAGAGTGCCCGCTGGCGTTCGTCGGATGCCGATACGCATTCCCCGGCGGCCTGCCGCCGGCCGAGGGGGGTGCGCTCGTGCACGGTGAGCGCGTAGCAGGAGAGGTGCTCCGGCGCGGCCGCCAGCGCCTCGTCGAGCGTGTGCCGCCACCGGGCCTCATCGTGGCCGGGGAAACCGAAGATCAGGTCGAGGGCGAGCGACGGCGGACCCGCCTCGCGGAGGCAGGCGATCGCCGCGCTAGCCCGAACCGCGTCGTGCCGCCGGCCGAGAAAGGCGAGCTCGCCGTCGTCGAAGGACTGCACGCCGAGGCTCACGCGGTCGACGCCGATCGAGCGGAGCCGGCCGGCGAGACGGGGAGTGACGTCGTCGGGATTCGCCTCGACGGTCACCTCCGCCTTCTCGCCGAGGGGGAGCGCTCCGCGAACGCCGTCGAGGAGCGCGGCGAGTTCGTCGGCGCCGAGGAAGGACGGCGTCCCGCCCCCGACGTAGAGGGTGTTGAAGCAAGCGAAGCGGCCGCGCCACCGGGCGGCCTCGGTTGCCGCCGCGGCGACGAACCGGGCCGCGAGGGATCGATCGGTCGACGAGGCGAAATCGCAGTAGGGGCATTTCGTCCGGCAGAAGGGGACGTGCACGTAGAGGCCGGGCGCGCGCTCCGGCGGCGGCGGGTCATTCGTCATTGGTCTTCAGCACCGCGATGAAGGCGCTCTGGGGGATCGACACCTTGCCGACCATCTTCATGCGCGCCTTTCCCTTCCGCTGCTTGTCGAGGAGCTTCCGTTTCCGCGTGATGTCGCCGCCGTAGCATTTCGCCGTGACGTCCTTGCGGAAGGCGGAGATCGTGGAACGGGCGATGATGCTGCCGCCGATGGCGCCCTGGATGGGGATCTTGAAAATGTGCCGGGGGATCTCGTCGCGGAGACGGTCGCAGATCTCCTTGGCGCGCGTCCGGGCCCGGTCGCGGTGCACGATCACGCTCAGCGCGTCCACCTGCTCGTGGTTGACGAGGATGTCGAGCTTCACGAGGTCCTCTTCGCGGTAGTCGATGATCTCGTAGTCGAAGGAGCCGTATCCCTGGGTGATCGTCTTGAGCCGGTCGTAGAAGTCGTAGATCACCTCGGCGAGCGGCATCTCCACGGTGACCTCGATCCGGCCGGGGAAGGGGTAGCTGAAATGGGGGTCGACGCCGCGGCGGGCGAGGCAGAGCTTCATCACGACGCCCATGTAGCGTTCCGGGATGAGGACGGTGGCGCGGATGTACGGTTCCATCGACGCCTCGATCGTCATCGGGTCGGGGTAGAACTCGGGATTGTCGATCGTCACCTCCCTTCCGCCGATGAGCCGGAAACGGTAGGAAACGCTCGGGGCGGTCATCACGATCGTCTGGTCGAATTCGCGTTCGAGCCGCTCCTGGAAGACCTCGAGGTGGAGGAGCCCGAGAAAGCCGCAGCGGAAGCCGTGGCCGAGGGCGACGGAGGAATCCCGCTGGTAGACGAGGGACGCGTCGTTGAGCTTGTAGCGCTCGAGGGCGTCGGAGAGCGACGCGTTGTCGTCGGCGTTGACCGGGTAGATCGAGGAGAAGACGACCGGCTTGACCTCCTTGAAGCCCGGCAGGGGAGCGGCCGGCGGATCGGCGTCGTGGCAGATCGTGTCGCCGACCCGCGTGTCGCTCACCGTCTTGATGCCGGCGATCAGGTACCCGACGTCGCCCGCCTCGAGGCTCGGGCGCGGTTCGCGCCTGATGCGGAACAGGCCGACCTCCTCGATCTCGTGCGTCGTCGCGAGGGACATCAGCCTGATGACGTCGCCCGGCTTCACCGAGCCGTCGACGACGCGGCAGGAGATGATCGCCCCCCGGAAGGGGTCGTAGTTCGCGTCGAAGACGAGCGCGGAGAGTGGCGCGTCGACGCGCCCGCGCGGTGGCGGGATGCGCGAGACGATCGCCTCGAAGATCTCCTCGATGCCCGTTCCCTCCTTCGCCGAGCAGATGAGGGCCCCGTCGGGGTCGAGGCCGAGCTCCGCCTCGATCTCCCCCTTCGCCCGTTCGATGTCGGCCGAGGGCAGGTCGATCTTGTTGATGACGGGGACGATCTCGAGGTCGTGCTCCATCGCCGCGTAGAGGTTGGCCACCGTCTGCGCCTCGACCCCCTGGGAGGCGTCGACGAGAAGGAGGACGCCCTCGCAGGAGGCCAGCGCCCGCGAGACCTCGTAGGAGAAGTCGACGTGCCCCGGCGTGTCGATGAGATTGAGGATGTAGTGTTCGCCGTCCTTCGCCTGGTAGGGGATGCAGACGGTCTGGCTCTTGATCGTGATCCCCCGCTCGCGCTCGATGTCCATCGTGTCGAGGATCTGGTCCTGGAAGGAGCGTTCGTCGACGAGGCCCGCATGCTGGATCAGCCGGTCGGCGAGCGTCGACTTCCCGTGATCGATATGCGCGACGATGGAAAAGTTGCGCAGGCGCTTCATCGTGTCTCCGCGGGGGTTGAATCGTTTGGCTTCCTGATATACATTCCGCAATGTAGTCGTTTCCGTGGTCCGTGTAAAGGCACATCGGGGCCGGCGACCAATCGCCGTCGGCCGGGGAGGACAGGTATGGAACGGCGCATCGGGCTGGCGCTCGGGGCGGGCGGCGCTCGCGGGCTCGCCCACATCGGCGTGCTTTCGTGGCTCCGCGAGCGGGGGATCGGGTTCTCCTGCGTCGCCGGGACGTCGATGGGCGCGATCATCGGCGCGCACGCCGCCTTCGGCTACAGCCCGCAGGCGCTTCGGCGGTTCGCCGGCGACATCCGGTGGTCGGATCTCCTCAAGTTCTTCCAGCTCTCCCTCCGCGGAAGCAGCGTCTTCACCTGGAGCAGGATCTCCGCCTACCTCGAAGAGCGCCTCCAGGGCCGTGCGATCGAGAAGCTGCGCATGCCCTTCGCCTGCGTCGCCACCGACCTGACCACCGGGAAGCCCTTCGTCTTCCGGCAGGGCAACGTCGTGACCGCGGTGAGCGCGTCGAGCTGCATTCCGGGGATCTTCCCCCCGGTGTCCCTCGGCGACCGCTATCTCGTCGACGGGGAGATCGTCGACCCCGTGCCGATACGGCTCGCCTTCGATCTCGGCGCGGAGAAGGTGATCGGCGTGAACGCGGGGCGCGACCTCGGCCGGGCCCGGTCTGCCGACGAGGGCGCGACGGGGCTCGTCCACCGGATGGACGAATGGGTGAAGTCGATCGAGGGCGCGCCGGCGCGCGTGAGCGAGATGGCGGAGCGGATTCTCTCGGGGATCGAGGGCGCCTCGGGCGGCAGGCGCATCTTCGACGTCATCACCGATTCCTTCTCGATCGCCTCCTCGCGCATCCTCGAGTTCGAGCGGGAGCGGGCCGGCGTCCATCTCATGATCGAGCCCGACGTCGGCCGCTACGGGGCGTTCGATTTCGAGCACGCCGACGAGATCGTCGACCGCGGCTACCGCGCCTGCGAGGAACAGGCCGCGCAAATCGCCGAATTCCTCGAAACAGACTGACGCCGGCGTGTTCCGGGGTGCGGGGGCGGATCGGGGCGGCCTCCACGGCCTTTTTGCACCCCGGGCGCAATTCGTGTTTGCCTTTTTGCACGGTCGCGCATATGTTTTTTACTCCGCCCGTCAACGGGCGGCGCCGCGACGACCGGACGAATGGGCTCGAGCGCGGACGCCGATCCGCCGAAGCCCGGCAGAGATCGAATCGACGCATACCCAGAGGCATGTCATATCCCCGGGCGCGGTCCGGGCCCAGGTCCTTTTCCGGGAGCACCCATGATCGAGAAACACCTCGACGAGATTCGCCGCAAGGAAGAGGCGGCCGCGGCCGCGCTCCGCGAGGCCGAGACGACGGCCGCCGGCATCGTCGAAGCGGCCCGCGCGGCCGGCAGGAAGCTGATCGAGGAGGTGCGCATCGAGGCCGCCGACGAGGAGCGTTCGCTCCTGGAGGAGGCGCGGCGCATCGCCGGAGAGCGGATCGCCGGCCTCCGCGAAAAGAACACGAAGGCGATCGCAGCGCTGGACACCTCGGCCGCCGGAAGACGAAACGAGGCGCTCGAGACGATCGCCGCCGCGTTCCGGAGCGGATCGTGACGGCGCCGCGGGGCGCCTGAGCAGGGAGTGAGACGGTGGCAGTCAGCAGGATGCTGAAGGTGCAGCTACTGGCCCACACCTCGATAGAGGAGGGCATGAAGCGCGCGCTCCGCGAGGCGGGCGTGCTGCAGCTCACCGACGTCGAGCTCGAGGGGGAGACCCCGGAGATCGACGAGGAGCGGCTGCGCGGCGACCGGCGGCGCCTCGAGACGATCGAGGGCGTGCTGTCCTTCCTCGATCCCTGGGTCGCCGCTCCCTCCTTCCTCGAACGCATCGGCGCCGGGCCGATCGTCGCCGGCCGCGACGAGCTGGAGCGCCTCGCCGCCGAGGCCCCCGTCGAGGAGACGGCGGCCCGCTGCGAGAAGCTCCGGGAGACGATCCGGGGCGGCGAGGACGAGATCGCGCGGGGCGAGGAGCTTTTGCGGACGCTCGCGCCCTGGATATCGATCGAGGCCCCGCTCGAATCGCTTTGCACGGAGACGTGCGCCGTTCTCTTCTGGTCGATTCCCGCGAAGGCGGCCGAGGCGGTCGTCGCCGGGGCCGAGGAGGCGTGCCCCCGCACCGTGTTCGTCGAGGAGAGCAGGGACGGCGCCGCCGTCCATTACGCGGTCGCCGTTCGTGCGGGGGAAGCGGACGATCTCGCCGGGTACCTCAAGGACACGCCCGCCGTCAGGCGCCAGCTCGACGGTCTCGAGGGACGTCCGGCGGAGATCGCCGAACGCGTTCTGACGCGGCGGGCCGAGATCGAGCGCGAGATCGCCGTCGCGACGAACGAGGCCCGCCTGCTCGCCGCAAACCGGGAGGATCTTCTCAAGCTCGCCGACCACTACCGCGAGCGGATCGGTCTCGACGAGGCCGGACGGCTCTTCCGCCGGACCGCCTCGACCTTCGTCGTCGAGGGATGGATCCGCGCCGCCGACCGGCCGGTTCTCGAACGACGGCTCGGCGGCGCCTTCGAGAACTTCGAGATCGCCTTCCGCGAGCCGCGCGAAGACGAGGAACCGCCCATCCACCTGGACAACCGGCCCGCCGTCTCCCCCTACGAGTTCGTGACGACCCTCTACGGGCGGCCGATCTACCGCGAGTTCGATCCGACGCCGCTTCTGGCCCCCTTCTTCGTCGTCTTCTTCGCGATGTGCCTGACCGACGCCGGCTACGGGTTCACCCTCGCCGCGGTGAGTCTCTTCGTCATCCTCCGGTTCCGGCCGGGTGGAGGGGCGGGAAAGCTCTTCCGCATCCTTCTCTACGGCGGGCTGGTCACGGCGGTCGTCGGGATCGTCGCCGGGGGGATCTTCGGGATCGGCGCCGAGCTCTTCCCGCCGGCGCTGCGCCGGTTCGTGCTTCTCGATCCCCTGCACGAGCCGATGACGATGCTCAACATCTCCTTTCTCATGGGGATCGTGCACCTGCTGTTCGGCATGGGGATCCGGATGGTCGCGAACCTCAAGGCCCGGCTCGTCGCCGACGCCGTCTGCGACCAGCTCTTCTGGATGCTCTTCATCGTCGCCCTCGCGCCACTCGGGTTCCGCGGGATTCTCGGGGGCGAGGTGCCCGACCCGATCTTCGACGCTGCCGCGAAAGGGGCGGGCGTGCTCGCCGTGCTGATCTTCCTCTCCGGCGGCCGCCGCGCGAAGAATATCGCCGGCAAGATCTTCAAGGGACTCGTCGGATTCTACGACGTGGTGAGTTATTTCGGCGACGTGCTTTCCTACGCCCGTCTGCTGGCCCTCGGGCTGGCGACGAGCGCGATCGCGATCGCCGTCAACGATATCGCCGCGATGGTCATGGGCCTGCCGTACTACACGGGCTACGTCGCCATGGTCCTCGTCCTTCTCGGCGGTCATCTCTTCAACCTCGCGGTCAACACGCTCGGCGCCTTCGTGCATTCCGGACGGCTCCAGTACCTGGAGTTCTTCGGGAAGTTCTTCAACGGCGGGGGAAGGGAATTCCGTCCCTTCCGCTCCGAGCGCAGGCATACCGTGGTGCGGGAGAGCGAGACGGGATAGCACACGGCTTCAGGAAGGAGACACAGATGCTCGGTTTCATGCTTGTGGTCATCGGGGCGGCGCTCGCGGCGGCTCTCGCCGGCGCGGGATCGGCGCTCGGCACCGGGGTCGCCGGGCAGGCGGCGAACGGGGTCGTCAGCGAGGATCCGGAGAAGTTCGGATCGCTCCTCGTCCTCCAGGCGCTTCCCGGCACGCAGGGGATCTACGGGCTGGTCGCCCTGTTCATGATCATCAACAAGCTGCCCGGAATGGACGCCCTCAAGACGATCCCGGTCGGCGACGGCCTCGCGGTCCTCGGGGCGGCGCTGCCTGTCGCGATCACCGGCCTCGTCTCCGGCCTCTACCAGGGAAAGGTCTGCGCCGCGGCGTGCAGCCTCGTCGCCAAGCGTCCGGGGGAAGTCGGCAAGGGAATGGTCTTCGCCGTGATCGTCGAGACCTACGCGGTCCTCGGACTGCTCGGGACGATCCTCCTGCTGCAGCGGATCAGCCTGGGCTAGACCCGCGGGAGAAACGATGGCTATCGAACACATCCTGAAACGGATCGAGGAAGAGGCGGCGGCGGCGGTAAAGGAGCGAGTCGCGGCCGCCGAACGCGAGGCCGAACGGATCGGCGCCGAATTCGCCGCCGGGGGGGAGCGCCTCGCGGCCGAACTCCGGGCGCGGGCCGGGAAGAGGGCCGCGGAGGAGGAGCGGCGAATCGTCGTCGGCGAACAGCTCGAGCTCCGCAAGGCGCTCCTCGCGAAGAAACGGGAGATCCTCGAGGAGATCTACGCCGAAGCGAAAAGCCGGCTCGCAGAACTCGACGGCGACGACTACCTGGCGACCGTCGGGGGAATCATCGTGGAACGCGCCGTCACCGGGCGCGAGGAGATCGTTTCCGCGGCCGCGAAGCGCGACCTCTTCACGCCCGCCTTCCTCTCGTCCCTGAACGAGGCCTGGCCCGGCGGCGGCGATTTCCGCCTCGCCGGCGATTCGGGCGACTTCGCCTGGGGCGTCGTGCTCCGCGAGGGGAAACGGATCGTCGATCTCTCGCTCGACGTCTTCTTCGAGCAGGTGCGCGAGCGCGTCGAACCGGGGATCGGGGCGATCCTCTTCCGGGAGGAGTGACGGGCGCCGTGTCGACCGATTACACATACGTCGTCTCCCGTCTGCGGGCGATCGAGGCCTCGATGCCCGACCGGTCGTGGTTCCAGCGCCTCGTCCGCACGCCGCTCGACGGGCTCCTGGCGGCGGTCCGGGACACCTGCCGCGCCTTCGAGCCGGTCGAGAGGATACACGAATTCGAGGACGGCATCGAGGCGGAGATGGCGGAGACGCTCGATCTCGTCTGCGGTCTCGTTCCCGACGCGACCGTACGGGAGTTCCTGCGCGCGCCGCATGACTTCGACAACCTCGGGCACGCGTGGAAGGCCTCGCTCCTCGATCGGCCCGCATCGCTCACCTCCTGCGGTTTCGTCGACCCGATGACGATGGAGGAGGCCGTCCGCGGCCGGCATCTCCAGATGCTCCCCGGCTTTCTCCGGTCCGTCGCCGAGACGCTTGCCGAAGCGGGAGAGTCGCTCGACGCGGCCGGCGCGGGATACGCCGTCGAGCAAGAGAAGTGGAGGTGGCTCGTCGGCGCGGCGCCGGGAAACGAGGCCCGCGCCGCCGTCCGGCGCCGGATCGACCTGGCGAACGTCCGTTCGATCGTCAGGTCGCATCGCGACGCCTTCCGCCGGCCGCGGCTGGAGGAGGGACTGATCGAGGGCGGATGGATCGAGGCGTCGCGGTGGCGCAGGTTCGCCGCGGAGACGGAGGGGGAGTTCTACTCCTTCCTCGAGACCTCGGACTACCGCCTGCTGCTCAGGATGGGGCTCGGGACGGACTGCCCGCTGTGGCGGGTCGATCCGATCATCCTCGCGGCGACGATCGAACTCGGTCGCGAGAGCACGTACCGGTTCTTCGACATCCTGCCGGTCCTTCATCACCTCGATCTCCGGGAGCGGAACTGCCGCCTCCTGCGGATGGTGCTGGCCGGCAAGGTCAACCGCGTGCCCGAGGAGCTCGTCCAGGAGAACGTCGACGCGCTGTGGCCGTCGTAAGGGAGCGATTGCAGTGGCGAACCAGATAGCGGTCATCGGCCATTCGGACTCGATCGAGTTCTTCCGCGCCCTGGGTTGCGAGACCTACGAGACGCACGACGGCGAGCTCACCGAGGAGGCCTTCCTCGAGGTCGTGGAGAAACGGTTCAAGATCATCCTCGTCACCGAGGAGGTCTTCCACCGGTACAGCAAGCTGATCCGGCGGCGGACGCAGCGCGTCTTTCCCGTGGTCAGCATCATACCCGATATCCGCGGGGCCGTCTGGACGGACGGCGAGCCCTCCTCGGGAGGGCTGGCCTTCGGGGAGCTGCGGGATGCCGTCATCAGGGCGGTCGGCCAGGACATCTCGGGCGACGATAGCGAGTAGCCCGGGTCAACGGACACGCACGGGGAGAACAGACGTATGGGCGCTGGAAGAATCGTCAAGGTATCAGGGCCTCTCATCGTTGCCGAGGGCATGGGAGAGGCGAAGATGTACGAAGTCGCCCGCGTCGGCGAACGCCGGCTGATCGGCG
Proteins encoded:
- the lepA gene encoding elongation factor 4; translated protein: MKRLRNFSIVAHIDHGKSTLADRLIQHAGLVDERSFQDQILDTMDIERERGITIKSQTVCIPYQAKDGEHYILNLIDTPGHVDFSYEVSRALASCEGVLLLVDASQGVEAQTVANLYAAMEHDLEIVPVINKIDLPSADIERAKGEIEAELGLDPDGALICSAKEGTGIEEIFEAIVSRIPPPRGRVDAPLSALVFDANYDPFRGAIISCRVVDGSVKPGDVIRLMSLATTHEIEEVGLFRIRREPRPSLEAGDVGYLIAGIKTVSDTRVGDTICHDADPPAAPLPGFKEVKPVVFSSIYPVNADDNASLSDALERYKLNDASLVYQRDSSVALGHGFRCGFLGLLHLEVFQERLEREFDQTIVMTAPSVSYRFRLIGGREVTIDNPEFYPDPMTIEASMEPYIRATVLIPERYMGVVMKLCLARRGVDPHFSYPFPGRIEVTVEMPLAEVIYDFYDRLKTITQGYGSFDYEIIDYREEDLVKLDILVNHEQVDALSVIVHRDRARTRAKEICDRLRDEIPRHIFKIPIQGAIGGSIIARSTISAFRKDVTAKCYGGDITRKRKLLDKQRKGKARMKMVGKVSIPQSAFIAVLKTNDE
- a CDS encoding MBL fold metallo-hydrolase, producing the protein MERRTGFSGRFAAMAADEDTRRVRRPIGRCSPPAASRPGRTRVTYVGHSTVLIEIDGVRILTDPVFRRRVGGFLRRIPPLPGPETRLDIDAVLVSHLHFDHLDLPSLEELDHETRLIVPHGADRMLRRKGFTHAEELRRGETITVRDVNIQAIPAIHSDFRWPFGPVARSIGFLVCGSRTLYFAGDTDIFQDMEQVGHRLDTAILPVWGWGPWLGHGHLNPHRAAIALRLLRPRRAIPIHWGTLCPVGFCMRRPRFFSSPPLEFAAISSEMAPEVEIRILQPGETTELAAPGA
- the hemW gene encoding radical SAM family heme chaperone HemW; this translates as MTNDPPPPERAPGLYVHVPFCRTKCPYCDFASSTDRSLAARFVAAAATEAARWRGRFACFNTLYVGGGTPSFLGADELAALLDGVRGALPLGEKAEVTVEANPDDVTPRLAGRLRSIGVDRVSLGVQSFDDGELAFLGRRHDAVRASAAIACLREAGPPSLALDLIFGFPGHDEARWRHTLDEALAAAPEHLSCYALTVHERTPLGRRQAAGECVSASDERQRALFFLADRLLAGRGYVHYEVSNYARGDEHRSRHNTRYWDRTPYLGLGPAAHSLLGRRRWWNPRGIGPWLAAVEAGRDPAAGEETLDDDELLVEELMLGLRTSDGVPLDRLAVRADWKQTLAELVDAGLLERRGDRVAPTPAGMLVADALPLRFLPPVSPAGGGAPDTGGS
- a CDS encoding V-type ATP synthase subunit E, translated to MAIEHILKRIEEEAAAAVKERVAAAEREAERIGAEFAAGGERLAAELRARAGKRAAEEERRIVVGEQLELRKALLAKKREILEEIYAEAKSRLAELDGDDYLATVGGIIVERAVTGREEIVSAAAKRDLFTPAFLSSLNEAWPGGGDFRLAGDSGDFAWGVVLREGKRIVDLSLDVFFEQVRERVEPGIGAILFREE
- a CDS encoding patatin-like phospholipase family protein, which produces MERRIGLALGAGGARGLAHIGVLSWLRERGIGFSCVAGTSMGAIIGAHAAFGYSPQALRRFAGDIRWSDLLKFFQLSLRGSSVFTWSRISAYLEERLQGRAIEKLRMPFACVATDLTTGKPFVFRQGNVVTAVSASSCIPGIFPPVSLGDRYLVDGEIVDPVPIRLAFDLGAEKVIGVNAGRDLGRARSADEGATGLVHRMDEWVKSIEGAPARVSEMAERILSGIEGASGGRRIFDVITDSFSIASSRILEFERERAGVHLMIEPDVGRYGAFDFEHADEIVDRGYRACEEQAAQIAEFLETD
- a CDS encoding AAA family ATPase: MAGTGERRRVIVIGDWFVDENWLVSRQNLYHSSHTGDVHYLAHLKDPKERIVNLGGAAEVLVLLKSYFERNNDRGEPRPSPFDFVGVGAWHPGDDDILRCILCDGSPRGDNILLTPYTVSCLKHPAETATGTICPHDGGKTCDSAYDFRNLAAGRTDVSTTRHIRCFEGFSGGDLHHLCRIDWHLDREDPLDYERGLAGLGPVEGDAGPAAIIIEDHGLGVISDACIEQLLLISGKETKWFVRTKIDDPPWMKTIRASGREIFLTVADHQLAAHKKGERRWWYGRQLGRAGLELLGNLTGELTWDDETPVHNDTVPIAQHAAVLLNDNTVFAKEGKEIVHTIDRSPGKRQEINIGRTTVFFSALVAQALDPGAARFGDFSNHCEHALSAAYAWSREISASWHQNENLQIFSKYAYALRDLDTPCSRISARREEYCTLWRWWKSSSKGLGRVELATDRWVLQCWRGEGALDDYVCVGGPKRDAINNLVSAVAAFEKDPDPSRPLGCLLIASSGWGKSFLAQRLARRFDMRYLEFSIAQMATAGDLVDCFARIASIQNRTEKRTLVFIDEINARIEGNDVMGLLLSPLWDGLAVTKGKSYRLDPGVWIFASTARMDELVDSNKGSDFASRLNGPIIELDFIDDNESLSRFMHDVRRSLINLVGKNIDTYRRAVYESDSYRLYMYSSEAKLKTELVYLLTALLMKKWGPITRIQECVLQLFHDLLPVNGARSLEFFASSFVGIRRGIVRAANVPALETNDALRRHVIVPEDWLDPAVRARLDQSTAFVEIEAIVK
- a CDS encoding V-type ATP synthase subunit K, translated to MLGFMLVVIGAALAAALAGAGSALGTGVAGQAANGVVSEDPEKFGSLLVLQALPGTQGIYGLVALFMIINKLPGMDALKTIPVGDGLAVLGAALPVAITGLVSGLYQGKVCAAACSLVAKRPGEVGKGMVFAVIVETYAVLGLLGTILLLQRISLG